In a genomic window of Weissella tructae:
- a CDS encoding YczE/YyaS/YitT family protein, which translates to MKFVKKVIFVILGLGLLALGAAILSASGVGVDPYTAMNLGIGQVTGLGLGTAQLLVNVVLFVFVILNRPSVIGLGTAINIVFVGYAVQFFSGILNNGPLNLQANYFVMALGLVVGILVYALGITMYVDAGLGQAPYEAVALILSDKLGTTYSMVRTTQDVLVLALALVCAGFTYVGIGTIICAVGTGSLITAWRKVLPGV; encoded by the coding sequence ATGAAATTCGTTAAAAAAGTGATTTTTGTTATTTTGGGTTTGGGATTGTTAGCGTTAGGGGCTGCAATCTTGAGTGCTTCTGGAGTTGGTGTTGATCCATATACGGCAATGAACTTGGGAATTGGGCAAGTTACCGGACTTGGATTGGGAACAGCGCAATTACTTGTGAATGTTGTCTTGTTTGTGTTTGTTATTTTGAATCGACCAAGTGTTATCGGATTAGGAACAGCCATCAACATTGTGTTTGTGGGATATGCTGTTCAATTCTTCAGTGGCATTTTAAATAATGGACCATTGAATCTACAAGCGAATTATTTTGTCATGGCGCTTGGGCTTGTTGTTGGGATTCTAGTATATGCGCTTGGAATTACAATGTATGTTGATGCGGGCTTAGGACAAGCTCCTTATGAAGCAGTTGCGCTTATTTTGAGTGATAAGTTGGGAACGACTTATTCAATGGTTCGTACAACACAAGACGTGTTAGTACTTGCGTTAGCTTTGGTTTGTGCCGGATTTACGTACGTTGGAATTGGAACGATTATCTGTGCTGTTGGGACAGGAAGTTTAATTACAGCGTGGCGTAAAGTTTTGCCAGGTGTTTAA
- a CDS encoding YitT family protein, with protein MRKRRQKLINATWFRTLVILFALELIAIAINFFYAPINVAAGGATGVSILLNAAFGLDRALTVLVINLMMIALAACFLEARVVKNIAFGSLSLPVLMHYTPSFQVVDDSLMAVIIGGAVFATGVAMLYRLDASAGGTTVPPMILKKYFNINTAYSLLAIDMLITVFNLFVAGTNAFFLAGFSLVITSMVMRRIETGLDLKQQVTIMSNDYGQAIRDALLAEEQSLTIFDVRGGYTDNNREMLMVLVDSQDYGHLIRIIRDIDDEAFVVTTNVTESHGGTMRLGS; from the coding sequence ATGAGAAAACGCCGTCAAAAGCTTATAAATGCAACTTGGTTTCGTACATTAGTAATACTATTTGCTCTAGAATTAATTGCAATCGCGATTAATTTCTTTTATGCCCCGATTAACGTCGCCGCAGGAGGTGCAACTGGTGTATCTATCTTGTTGAATGCTGCATTTGGCTTGGATCGTGCGTTGACCGTATTGGTTATCAACTTAATGATGATTGCCTTAGCCGCATGCTTCTTAGAAGCACGTGTGGTCAAGAATATCGCCTTTGGAAGTCTTTCCTTACCCGTTTTGATGCATTATACGCCCAGCTTTCAAGTTGTGGATGATAGTCTGATGGCGGTAATTATTGGTGGAGCAGTTTTTGCTACAGGAGTAGCGATGCTATATCGTTTAGATGCCTCTGCCGGAGGAACAACAGTACCACCAATGATTTTGAAGAAGTATTTTAATATTAATACTGCGTATTCATTGTTAGCGATTGATATGCTGATTACGGTGTTTAATTTGTTTGTTGCTGGAACAAACGCTTTCTTCTTGGCTGGATTCTCATTGGTTATCACATCAATGGTGATGCGTCGTATTGAGACAGGGTTAGATTTGAAGCAACAAGTAACGATTATGAGTAATGATTATGGACAAGCAATTCGCGATGCGTTGTTGGCTGAAGAACAAAGTTTAACAATTTTTGATGTGCGTGGTGGATATACTGATAATAATCGAGAAATGTTGATGGTCTTAGTGGATAGCCAAGATTATGGACACTTAATTCGTATTATTCGTGATATTGATGATGAAGCCTTTGTGGTCACAACGAATGTTACGGAATCACATGGTGGTACAATGCGACTAGGATCATAA
- a CDS encoding zinc ribbon domain-containing protein, translated as MMKLKKYCQSCGIKLTAENAGTNADGSESHLYCGVCFVKGRYTQPYLTYRDMVKRGYVSFKEQNLPWWRRVACIIAFPIFLRTLARWRSEVCLKKIL; from the coding sequence ATGATGAAGTTAAAAAAGTACTGTCAAAGTTGTGGCATTAAATTGACCGCTGAGAATGCAGGTACAAATGCAGATGGATCAGAAAGTCATCTGTATTGTGGTGTTTGCTTTGTAAAAGGACGTTACACACAACCATATTTAACGTACCGTGATATGGTTAAGCGTGGATATGTGTCATTTAAAGAACAAAATTTACCTTGGTGGCGTCGTGTTGCATGTATTATTGCATTCCCAATATTTTTGCGTACTTTGGCCCGTTGGCGTAGCGAGGTGTGTCTTAAAAAGATATTGTAG
- the metK gene encoding methionine adenosyltransferase produces MIEKRLFTSESVSEGHPDKVSDQISDAILDAVLAEDPQARTAIETSVTTGYVNVFGEISTSAYVNINQIVRDTLTRIGYDDPDAGFLADDVHVGITIDEQSPDIAQGVDSAIEQREDGGKDPLDEIGAGDQGLMFGYATNETEEFMPLSVVLSHELVKKQAELRRSGALNYLLPDAKAQVTVELDDNDQPTRIDAVVLSTQHRENVTLEQLRADVREQIIDPILPAELVDEDTRYYINPTGRFVIGGPKGDSGMTGRKIIVDTYGGYARHGGGAFSGKDATKVDRSAAYAVRHIAKNIVAAELADKVELQVAYAIGVAAPVSINVNTFGTGKVSDTELVSAVRELFELRPAGIIAELDLRQPRYQATAAYGHFGRPELDLPWERLNKVEDLKAYFNK; encoded by the coding sequence ATGATTGAAAAGCGCTTATTTACTTCAGAATCAGTTTCTGAAGGACACCCAGACAAGGTTTCGGACCAAATTTCAGATGCCATTTTGGATGCTGTTTTGGCCGAAGACCCACAAGCTCGTACAGCGATCGAAACATCAGTAACAACAGGTTACGTGAATGTGTTTGGTGAAATCTCAACGAGTGCCTACGTGAACATTAACCAAATTGTACGTGATACTTTGACACGTATTGGTTATGACGACCCAGATGCTGGATTCCTAGCAGATGACGTGCACGTTGGAATTACAATTGACGAACAATCACCCGACATTGCTCAAGGTGTTGATTCTGCGATTGAACAACGTGAAGATGGTGGAAAAGATCCTTTGGATGAAATCGGAGCCGGAGACCAAGGTTTGATGTTTGGTTACGCAACGAACGAAACTGAAGAATTTATGCCATTGTCAGTTGTTTTGTCACACGAATTGGTTAAGAAGCAAGCTGAACTACGTCGTTCAGGTGCATTGAACTACTTGTTGCCTGACGCAAAGGCACAAGTAACGGTTGAATTAGATGACAATGACCAACCAACACGTATTGATGCTGTTGTGTTGTCAACACAACACCGTGAAAACGTGACTTTGGAACAATTGCGTGCCGATGTACGTGAACAAATCATTGACCCAATTCTACCAGCAGAATTAGTTGACGAAGACACACGTTACTACATTAACCCAACAGGTCGTTTCGTAATTGGAGGACCTAAGGGTGACTCAGGTATGACTGGTCGTAAGATCATCGTGGACACTTACGGTGGATACGCTCGTCATGGTGGTGGTGCCTTCTCAGGAAAGGACGCAACTAAGGTTGACCGTTCTGCTGCCTACGCGGTTCGTCACATTGCCAAGAACATTGTTGCGGCTGAATTGGCTGACAAGGTTGAACTACAAGTTGCGTACGCTATTGGTGTTGCAGCGCCTGTTTCAATCAACGTAAATACATTTGGTACTGGTAAGGTTAGTGATACTGAATTGGTTTCTGCTGTACGTGAATTGTTTGAATTACGTCCTGCTGGAATCATTGCGGAATTGGATCTACGTCAACCACGTTACCAAGCAACGGCAGCTTATGGACACTTTGGTCGTCCTGAGCTAGACTTGCCATGGGAACGCCTAAACAAGGTTGAAGACCTAAAGGCTTACTTTAATAAGTAA
- the rlmD gene encoding 23S rRNA (uracil(1939)-C(5))-methyltransferase RlmD — MRPKVNIPVKMGEHHTGVVQEVQYNGQAVVLVDEYPIHLDNAYPNEEVTFEITQVNRKFARAVLVDVVTPSVDRVDAGRDDLLMTGIAPYINLAYPAQLQLKQQQVEKIFERAGVPANVAPTIGMEDPTHYRNKTVVPMQYRDGKLQTGFIKRGTPDTIVPLDDYFVNDPVIDEVIGLVRDVLDRHKVSIYSDVTEQGEMRYIMVRRGYYTHETMVVLVTQTDTLQDEAEIAQEIAAIVPGIKSIVLNHNPRSLHLMTSGDNRTLWGADAIHDQLLGIDFEIGPNSFYQVNPQTTEVLYALAAEKAKLTPNDTVIDAYSGIGTIGLSVANQVKEVIGVEWVARAVEDAEKNVANNEITNARFVTGDAPAQMKAWHAEGVRPEVVFVDPTRPGLTPELMDAVVAMRPTRFVYISCNPETMARDARYMLDKGFVLHGDVQPLDQFPQTAHVETVAVFVPGEDSNED; from the coding sequence ATGAGACCTAAAGTAAACATTCCCGTGAAAATGGGCGAACACCATACTGGTGTCGTACAAGAAGTGCAATATAATGGGCAAGCCGTTGTATTGGTGGATGAATATCCAATTCACTTGGACAATGCATATCCAAATGAAGAAGTGACATTTGAAATCACACAAGTTAACCGTAAATTTGCGCGTGCAGTATTGGTAGATGTTGTGACACCTTCAGTAGACCGTGTTGATGCAGGGCGTGATGATTTGTTGATGACGGGAATTGCGCCATATATTAATTTAGCGTACCCAGCACAATTACAATTGAAGCAACAACAAGTTGAAAAGATATTTGAACGTGCTGGTGTACCTGCTAATGTTGCACCAACGATTGGTATGGAAGATCCAACTCATTACCGAAACAAGACGGTTGTACCAATGCAATATCGAGACGGGAAGTTGCAGACAGGATTTATCAAACGTGGAACGCCAGATACGATTGTGCCGTTAGATGATTACTTCGTGAATGACCCTGTCATTGATGAGGTTATTGGATTAGTGCGTGACGTTTTGGACCGCCATAAGGTATCTATCTATTCAGACGTAACTGAACAAGGTGAGATGCGCTATATCATGGTACGTCGAGGTTACTACACACATGAAACAATGGTTGTGTTAGTGACGCAAACAGACACACTACAAGATGAAGCAGAGATTGCACAAGAAATTGCCGCAATTGTACCGGGGATAAAGAGTATCGTCTTAAATCACAACCCACGTTCATTACATTTGATGACGTCTGGTGATAATCGTACGCTTTGGGGTGCGGATGCAATTCATGATCAACTGTTGGGCATCGATTTTGAAATCGGACCTAATTCTTTCTACCAAGTTAATCCACAAACGACAGAAGTACTTTATGCATTAGCGGCGGAGAAGGCTAAATTAACACCAAATGATACAGTGATTGATGCGTATTCAGGTATTGGAACAATTGGTCTTTCTGTGGCTAATCAAGTTAAGGAAGTCATTGGAGTGGAATGGGTTGCGCGTGCGGTAGAAGACGCTGAAAAGAACGTGGCCAACAATGAAATTACAAATGCTCGTTTTGTGACAGGGGATGCACCTGCTCAAATGAAAGCGTGGCATGCGGAAGGTGTTCGTCCAGAAGTTGTGTTCGTAGATCCAACTCGTCCAGGATTAACACCTGAATTGATGGATGCGGTTGTGGCAATGCGTCCAACGCGTTTTGTCTACATTTCATGTAATCCTGAAACAATGGCTCGCGACGCTCGCTACATGCTAGATAAGGGCTTTGTATTGCATGGAGATGTGCAACCGCTCGATCAATTCCCACAAACAGCACACGTTGAGACTGTAGCCGTGTTTGTACCAGGAGAAGATAGTAATGAAGATTAA
- a CDS encoding DNA-3-methyladenine glycosylase I, with protein MLTRCDWANVSEQDSIYHDNEWGVVTHDDTELFETLFLETMQAGLSWSTILRKRSTLRAAYDHFNYQLIAQYQAEKVDALMLDTGVIRHKRKIEATISNAQAFMNIQNEFGSFDNYIWQFVDEPLVNHWTTIADVPATTALSDIISKDLKKHGFKFVGSTTIYAFMQAIGMVDDHVVYCFKHQD; from the coding sequence ATGCTAACACGCTGTGACTGGGCTAACGTAAGTGAACAAGATTCTATCTATCACGACAACGAATGGGGTGTCGTAACACACGATGATACGGAACTCTTTGAAACATTGTTTTTAGAAACAATGCAAGCTGGTTTAAGTTGGTCAACTATTTTACGCAAACGAAGCACCCTTCGCGCCGCATATGACCATTTCAACTATCAGCTGATTGCACAGTATCAAGCCGAAAAAGTTGATGCACTGATGCTAGACACTGGCGTTATTCGCCATAAGCGGAAAATCGAAGCAACTATATCAAATGCCCAAGCTTTCATGAACATTCAAAATGAGTTTGGGAGTTTCGATAATTATATCTGGCAATTCGTTGACGAACCTCTCGTGAATCATTGGACGACTATAGCAGACGTCCCCGCAACCACAGCATTATCCGATATCATTAGTAAAGACCTTAAAAAACATGGTTTTAAATTCGTCGGTTCTACCACCATATATGCATTTATGCAGGCCATTGGTATGGTCGACGATCATGTGGTGTATTGTTTTAAACATCAAGATTAA
- the leuS gene encoding leucine--tRNA ligase translates to MAYQHQTIEKKWQHYWDANQTFKTSSAHDKEKYFAMDMFPFPSGQGLHVGHPEGYTATDIVSRMKRMQGFNVLHPMGFDAFGLPTEEYAIKTGSDPKTVTRENVKNFRRQMKALGLSYDWSREVNTTDPNYYKWTQWIFEQLYKMDLAYEDEIMVNWAPDYNGGTVVANEEIIDGKTERGGFPVYRVPMRQWALKITAYADRLIDDLEDLDWPDAIKEQQRNWIGRSIGAAVNFPVVGNDAAIEVFTTRADTLHGATYVVLSPEHDLVEKIVTDDQKAAVADFKETLATKSDLERTDLNKDKSGVFTGAYATNPVNGEQLPIWVGDYVLASYGTGAVMAVPAHDQRDFEFATKYGLPMVQVIEGGDISEAAYTGDGVHINSGDWDGMDKATAIDAAITWLTENGAGEKRVNYRLRDWIFSRQRYWGEPIPVIHWEDGETTLVPEEELPLRLPEVDNIMPSGTGESPLVNVDDWVNVVDENGRKGKRETNTMPQWAGSSWYYLRYMDPHNDKELVSKEAIDYWQSVDLYIGGAEHAVLHLLYARFWHKVLYDLGVVPTKEPFQSLANQGMILGENHEKMSKSKGNVVNPDDVVEEYGADTLRMYEMFMGPLDQSIAWSEEGLAGSRRWLDRVWRLFIDEEDKLRDRITTADDEKLKKVYNETVKKVTDDYENLRFNTAISQMMIFVNEAYKVDMIPVAYMEGFLQLLNPVAPHLAEELWSFLHPEETMTYSAWPTYDEAALVESEIKLVVQVNGKVRANIMIPADADREQMQALALADETIQKWLDGAEPKKVIAVPGKLVNIVV, encoded by the coding sequence ATGGCATATCAACATCAAACAATTGAAAAAAAGTGGCAACACTATTGGGATGCGAACCAAACGTTCAAGACTTCTAGTGCCCATGATAAAGAAAAGTATTTTGCAATGGACATGTTCCCATTCCCATCAGGGCAAGGGCTACACGTTGGTCATCCAGAAGGATACACAGCGACTGATATCGTTTCTCGTATGAAGCGTATGCAAGGGTTTAATGTCTTGCATCCAATGGGATTTGATGCGTTCGGTTTGCCAACTGAAGAATACGCAATCAAGACAGGATCTGATCCTAAGACTGTGACACGTGAAAACGTTAAGAACTTCCGTCGTCAAATGAAGGCATTGGGACTATCATACGATTGGTCACGTGAAGTGAATACAACAGATCCTAACTACTACAAGTGGACACAATGGATCTTTGAACAATTGTACAAGATGGACTTGGCATACGAAGATGAAATTATGGTTAACTGGGCACCAGATTACAACGGTGGAACAGTTGTGGCCAACGAAGAAATCATCGATGGTAAGACGGAACGTGGTGGATTCCCAGTGTACCGTGTACCAATGCGTCAATGGGCATTGAAGATCACTGCTTATGCTGATCGTTTGATTGATGATTTGGAAGACTTGGACTGGCCAGATGCAATTAAGGAACAACAACGTAACTGGATTGGTCGTTCAATTGGAGCGGCTGTAAACTTCCCTGTTGTTGGTAACGATGCAGCAATTGAAGTCTTTACAACACGTGCAGACACATTGCATGGGGCAACTTACGTTGTTTTGTCTCCTGAACATGACCTAGTTGAAAAGATTGTGACTGACGACCAAAAGGCCGCAGTTGCTGACTTCAAGGAAACTTTGGCAACAAAGTCTGACTTGGAACGTACAGACTTGAACAAGGATAAGTCTGGGGTCTTTACTGGTGCCTACGCAACTAACCCTGTAAATGGTGAACAATTACCAATCTGGGTTGGGGATTATGTTTTGGCTTCATATGGAACTGGAGCGGTTATGGCCGTGCCAGCCCATGACCAACGTGATTTTGAATTTGCAACAAAGTACGGATTGCCAATGGTACAAGTTATTGAAGGTGGCGACATCTCAGAAGCAGCGTACACTGGTGATGGTGTTCACATTAACTCAGGAGACTGGGATGGGATGGACAAGGCCACTGCAATTGATGCAGCCATTACTTGGTTGACTGAAAACGGTGCTGGTGAAAAGCGTGTGAACTATCGTTTGCGCGATTGGATTTTCTCACGTCAACGTTACTGGGGTGAACCAATTCCAGTAATTCACTGGGAAGATGGCGAAACAACACTTGTACCAGAAGAAGAATTGCCATTGCGTTTGCCAGAAGTTGATAACATCATGCCTTCAGGTACGGGTGAATCACCATTGGTTAACGTTGATGACTGGGTTAACGTTGTTGACGAAAATGGACGTAAGGGAAAGCGTGAAACGAACACAATGCCACAATGGGCTGGTTCATCATGGTACTACCTACGCTACATGGATCCACACAATGACAAGGAATTGGTTTCTAAGGAAGCAATTGATTACTGGCAATCAGTAGACTTGTACATTGGTGGAGCAGAACACGCCGTATTGCACTTGTTGTACGCCCGTTTCTGGCACAAGGTGTTGTACGATCTAGGCGTTGTTCCAACAAAGGAACCATTCCAATCATTGGCTAACCAAGGTATGATTCTTGGTGAAAACCATGAAAAGATGTCTAAGTCTAAGGGTAACGTTGTTAACCCTGATGATGTCGTTGAAGAATATGGTGCCGACACACTTCGTATGTACGAAATGTTTATGGGACCTTTGGACCAATCAATTGCTTGGTCTGAAGAAGGTTTGGCTGGATCACGTCGTTGGTTGGATCGTGTATGGCGTTTGTTTATCGATGAAGAAGATAAGCTACGTGACCGTATCACAACTGCAGATGATGAAAAGCTAAAGAAGGTCTACAACGAAACAGTTAAGAAGGTAACAGACGATTACGAAAACTTACGTTTCAACACAGCAATTTCACAAATGATGATTTTCGTGAACGAAGCATACAAGGTTGATATGATTCCTGTTGCTTACATGGAAGGATTCTTGCAATTGTTGAACCCAGTTGCACCGCATTTGGCAGAAGAGCTATGGTCATTCCTTCACCCTGAAGAAACAATGACTTACAGCGCTTGGCCAACATACGATGAAGCTGCGCTAGTTGAATCAGAAATCAAGTTGGTTGTACAAGTGAACGGTAAGGTTCGTGCAAACATCATGATTCCTGCTGACGCTGATCGTGAACAAATGCAAGCTCTTGCGCTAGCGGATGAAACAATCCAAAAGTGGCTAGATGGTGCAGAACCTAAGAAGGTTATTGCAGTTCCAGGAAAGCTTGTTAACATCGTTGTTTAA
- a CDS encoding putative polysaccharide biosynthesis protein: protein MTDEDERPVSLQDTDTKQLNTVPTPASEPKEIDVHEVSDPFAKDAPNPEELTFTEPEGPTYVAGNQFVDQAPRLGATTLIDLSQVQQELDALEATGEEEEISDFDEANAASRMLRGSMWMTIGSLASRFLGAIYIIPWVAMIGNVYFNQANSLYAQGYQIYGVALMVATAGLPNVVARLVAEYSAKKEFTTVKQVLRQSLLLGGAMGFAAAAFLYLFAGLLSQGDPNVVLVIRSLSAAVLVIPILAMLRGFLQGYEMMGPSALSQFIEQVVRVIYMLALTYWIMVVNQGSWVDATVQSTFAAFWGALAGIVVLIYCIFRRRDFFKRQEEQSTQVEDVDTRQLMLRMARQSVPVILGGSAIALVQLIDQYTFGNIMRTFTSFGTLDIQTMYAQFAFNSNKLVMLTVSLAVGLAETALPLLARARETGDREVISDRITYAMKLLSFVMVPAALGMAVIAQPLYLLFYNTNDLHNGTLILQYASITSIVLGLYMVVLALYQGLGRLRETVLLLGIIIFAKLALQVPLTLWFAGMGPLMSTAIAFAIGIYLALRRLSRDYEIDWEPFNKSLVIILFWSLIMFAVTLPLSMMLSGVLGTGKLMQLIIIIIVGGVGAAIYGIAALKTPLAVDVLGPRAERLAKKLPF, encoded by the coding sequence ATGACGGATGAAGATGAACGCCCAGTATCGCTGCAGGATACTGATACCAAACAATTAAATACAGTACCAACCCCAGCATCAGAACCAAAGGAAATCGATGTACATGAAGTATCCGATCCCTTTGCTAAGGATGCACCAAATCCGGAAGAATTGACGTTCACCGAACCAGAAGGGCCAACTTATGTTGCAGGAAATCAATTTGTGGACCAAGCACCTCGTCTAGGTGCAACAACACTAATTGATTTGTCTCAAGTACAACAAGAGTTGGATGCTTTGGAAGCGACAGGAGAAGAGGAAGAGATTTCTGACTTCGATGAAGCAAATGCAGCCTCACGTATGTTACGAGGTTCAATGTGGATGACCATTGGAAGTCTTGCTTCTCGATTCCTAGGGGCAATTTACATTATTCCGTGGGTTGCGATGATTGGAAATGTGTATTTCAATCAAGCGAATTCGCTATATGCCCAAGGATATCAAATCTACGGTGTGGCCTTGATGGTTGCGACTGCCGGTCTGCCTAATGTGGTAGCCCGTTTAGTAGCTGAGTACAGTGCTAAAAAAGAATTTACGACAGTTAAACAAGTTTTGAGACAATCTTTGTTACTTGGTGGTGCAATGGGATTCGCCGCAGCTGCATTTTTGTATCTGTTTGCCGGTCTTCTATCACAAGGTGACCCGAATGTTGTCTTAGTCATTCGTTCATTGTCTGCGGCCGTATTGGTTATTCCAATTTTGGCGATGTTGCGTGGTTTCTTGCAAGGATATGAAATGATGGGGCCATCAGCGCTGTCACAATTCATTGAGCAAGTTGTCCGTGTCATCTACATGTTGGCCTTAACATACTGGATTATGGTGGTTAACCAAGGTAGCTGGGTAGACGCAACTGTGCAATCTACTTTCGCTGCTTTCTGGGGAGCCCTAGCTGGAATCGTGGTTTTGATTTACTGCATTTTCCGTCGTCGTGATTTCTTCAAGCGTCAAGAAGAACAATCAACACAAGTTGAAGATGTTGATACACGTCAATTAATGTTACGCATGGCTCGCCAATCTGTTCCAGTTATTCTGGGTGGATCAGCGATTGCCCTAGTACAATTGATTGACCAGTATACGTTTGGAAATATTATGCGCACTTTTACGTCTTTTGGGACTTTAGATATCCAAACTATGTATGCGCAATTCGCATTCAATTCAAATAAGTTGGTCATGCTGACAGTATCTTTAGCAGTCGGACTAGCTGAAACGGCGTTGCCTTTGTTGGCACGTGCGCGTGAAACCGGTGATCGTGAAGTCATTAGTGACCGTATCACGTATGCTATGAAGCTATTGAGCTTTGTTATGGTTCCTGCAGCGTTGGGGATGGCAGTGATTGCGCAACCATTATACTTGTTGTTCTACAACACAAATGACCTACACAATGGAACATTGATCTTGCAATATGCAAGTATTACATCAATCGTTCTCGGGTTATACATGGTTGTTTTGGCCTTGTATCAAGGATTAGGTCGTTTACGAGAGACTGTTCTATTACTTGGTATCATTATTTTTGCTAAGTTAGCTTTGCAAGTACCATTAACGCTTTGGTTTGCGGGAATGGGCCCATTGATGTCAACGGCTATTGCGTTCGCAATCGGAATTTATCTAGCTTTGCGTCGACTAAGTCGAGATTATGAAATTGATTGGGAACCATTTAATAAGTCTCTTGTGATTATCTTGTTCTGGAGCCTAATTATGTTCGCGGTGACACTACCATTAAGCATGATGCTGAGTGGTGTATTGGGGACAGGTAAGTTGATGCAGCTTATTATTATTATCATAGTTGGTGGTGTAGGGGCCGCTATCTATGGTATTGCTGCTTTAAAGACACCATTAGCAGTAGATGTACTTGGTCCGCGTGCTGAGCGTCTAGCAAAGAAATTACCATTCTAA
- a CDS encoding DUF7671 family protein, whose amino-acid sequence MASKYPTLELIGIVLTPTNNGGFTPKEPITTHSWRIGKHTKGKYTQPGQLFLTENQQTVVIMDTRALKFNARHDITPMSRFLTTNLDPETFDRLLGKI is encoded by the coding sequence ATGGCAAGTAAATATCCCACGCTCGAATTAATCGGCATTGTCCTAACGCCTACAAATAACGGTGGCTTTACCCCCAAAGAGCCCATTACGACGCATAGTTGGCGTATTGGGAAACATACAAAGGGTAAATATACGCAACCTGGTCAATTATTTTTAACTGAAAATCAACAAACTGTCGTTATTATGGATACACGTGCCTTAAAGTTCAACGCACGTCATGACATAACACCTATGAGTAGATTCTTAACGACTAATCTTGATCCCGAGACATTTGACCGCCTACTAGGCAAAATTTAA